In one Blastococcus sp. Marseille-P5729 genomic region, the following are encoded:
- a CDS encoding metal ABC transporter substrate-binding protein has product MLNSRRSRRFRLLIASSSIGLAGLSLAACSSDSGSGSDGDKVVVGFYPLEYLATEIGGEQVEVQSLAQQGADPHDMELNAQEVGAISSASLVIHLKGLQPAVDDAIENESPEHVLDVATVTDLMPGSDDLGHSHGDEDHAAEEDHSGHDHGDESGDDHAGHDHGDALDPHIWLDPELMSSMAEAVKDHLVEIDPDHEEDYESNYEALNNELSQLDQDFTTGLAQCERTAIVTTHNAFGYLAKAYGLQQVGIAGLTDEDPSPQKLAEVKEFVEQNGITTIFYESGSSDKYAETVSQATGAQAGELNPLENQPESGDYLSAMKDNLAALQAALGCS; this is encoded by the coding sequence ATGCTCAACTCTCGACGTTCCCGCAGATTCCGCCTGCTCATCGCGAGCAGCTCGATCGGCCTCGCCGGCCTCTCCCTGGCTGCCTGCTCGTCCGACTCCGGATCCGGCTCGGACGGGGACAAGGTCGTGGTGGGCTTCTACCCGCTGGAGTACCTTGCGACCGAGATCGGCGGTGAGCAGGTCGAGGTGCAGAGCCTGGCACAGCAAGGCGCGGACCCGCATGACATGGAGCTGAATGCTCAGGAGGTCGGGGCAATCAGCAGCGCCTCGCTCGTCATCCATCTGAAGGGGCTGCAGCCCGCGGTCGACGACGCGATCGAGAACGAGTCACCGGAGCACGTGCTCGATGTCGCTACGGTCACCGACCTCATGCCCGGCAGCGACGACCTCGGCCACAGCCACGGCGATGAGGACCACGCGGCCGAAGAAGACCATTCCGGGCACGACCACGGCGACGAGTCCGGGGACGATCACGCCGGGCACGATCACGGGGACGCGCTGGATCCGCACATCTGGCTGGATCCCGAGCTGATGTCGTCGATGGCCGAGGCAGTCAAGGACCACCTGGTCGAGATCGATCCGGACCACGAGGAGGACTACGAGTCCAACTACGAAGCACTGAACAACGAGCTCAGCCAGCTCGATCAGGATTTCACCACCGGCCTGGCCCAGTGCGAGCGTACGGCGATCGTCACCACCCACAACGCCTTCGGCTACCTCGCGAAGGCCTACGGGCTTCAGCAGGTCGGCATCGCTGGCCTGACCGACGAGGATCCCTCGCCGCAGAAGCTCGCCGAGGTCAAGGAGTTCGTGGAGCAGAACGGCATCACGACGATCTTCTACGAGTCCGGATCGAGCGACAAGTACGCCGAGACGGTGTCCCAAGCCACCGGAGCGCAGGCCGGCGAGCTCAACCCGTTGGAGAATCAACCGGAGTCGGGCGACTATCTGTCCGCCATGAAGGACAATCTCGCCGCGCTGCAGGCGGCGCTCGGCTGCAGCTGA
- a CDS encoding FKBP-type peptidyl-prolyl cis-trans isomerase, with protein sequence MATNDSTSKPEFEVPNENPPAELQIEDITVGDGAEAQAGMTVDTHYVGKSWSTGQQFDASWDRGQSLSFPLGAGRVIQGWDQGIAGMKVGGRRKITIPPHLGYGEYGAPGAIAPNETLVFVVDLVGVR encoded by the coding sequence ATGGCAACCAACGACAGCACCAGCAAGCCCGAGTTCGAGGTCCCGAACGAGAACCCGCCCGCCGAGCTGCAGATCGAGGACATCACCGTCGGCGACGGTGCCGAGGCGCAGGCGGGGATGACCGTGGACACCCACTACGTCGGCAAGTCGTGGTCGACCGGTCAGCAGTTCGACGCCTCGTGGGACCGCGGCCAGTCGCTGTCCTTCCCGCTCGGCGCGGGGCGGGTCATCCAGGGGTGGGACCAGGGCATCGCCGGCATGAAGGTGGGCGGTCGCCGCAAGATCACGATCCCTCCGCACCTCGGGTACGGCGAGTACGGTGCCCCGGGCGCGATCGCCCCGAACGAGACGCTCGTCTTCGTCGTCGACCTGGTCGGCGTCCGCTGA